A single genomic interval of Cucumis sativus cultivar 9930 chromosome 5, Cucumber_9930_V3, whole genome shotgun sequence harbors:
- the LOC101216020 gene encoding nudix hydrolase 1, translated as MQKSTAERAAPVPRVAVVVYILKGKSVLMGRRLSSAGDSSHFTFALPGGHLEFGEEFEECAVREVKEETGLDIEKTEFLTVTNVPFLNDPKPSHYVTISMRAVLSDPSQVPENLEPNKCSGWDWYDWDHLPNPLFWPMKKMIRSGFNPFPV; from the exons ATGCAGAAGAGCACGGCGGAGAGGGCGGCGCCAGTGCCGAGAGTTGCAGTGGTGGTTTACATTTTGAAAGGGAAGTCAGTGTTAATGGGTCGAAGGCTTTCCTCCGCCGGTGACTCCAGCCACTTCACCTTCGCACTCCCCGGCGGACACCTGGAGTTCG GCGAGGAGTTTGAAGAATGTGCTGTGAGAGAAGTTAAGGAAGAAACAGGATTGGACATTGAGAAAACAGAGTTTTTGACTGTTACAAACGTTCCTTTTCTCAATGATCCAAAGCCTTCTCATTATGTCACCATTTCTATGCGAGCTGTTTTGTCCGATCCCTCGCAAGTTCCGGAAAATCTTGAGCCAAACAAGTGCAGTGGCTGGGACTGGTATGACTGGGATCATCTTCCAAATCCTCTATTTTGGCctatgaagaagatgataagAAGTGGGTTTAATCCATTTCCTGTTTGA